One genomic window of Fusibacter sp. A1 includes the following:
- a CDS encoding DUF975 family protein, with product MWDRKELKLKARGFLSNFYGQAFMVSLLAAICGFGEDNPIRYGASATDEVAMIDGVVLKYNSWLPFIGSIEFTNNAYFLIHLFSLLFISFALLNPIYVGICNYFKRGQVEDVDLQALKFSFHGKHYLNISKTMMFKSIKVFLFYLMLVIPGIIKRYVYCMVPYILSDNPKMSTQRALELSDWMTDGHKVDIWVLELSFLGWLILGGLFFGIGIAFVNPYIDATKAQLYLKLREIAIEKHLTNAIELNMSPEESKEAVYV from the coding sequence ATGTGGGATCGTAAGGAATTGAAGTTGAAGGCAAGGGGATTTTTATCTAATTTTTATGGACAGGCCTTTATGGTGAGTCTGTTGGCGGCCATATGCGGGTTTGGTGAGGATAACCCCATCCGTTATGGTGCTTCCGCGACTGATGAAGTTGCCATGATTGATGGAGTCGTGTTGAAGTATAATTCTTGGCTTCCTTTTATCGGAAGTATCGAGTTTACAAACAATGCCTACTTTCTTATCCACTTATTCAGTCTGTTGTTCATTTCCTTTGCCTTATTGAATCCAATCTATGTTGGGATATGCAATTATTTTAAACGAGGTCAAGTAGAAGATGTCGACCTTCAGGCGTTGAAGTTTTCTTTTCATGGGAAACACTACCTGAATATTTCAAAAACGATGATGTTCAAGTCGATTAAGGTGTTTTTATTCTATTTAATGTTGGTCATACCGGGTATTATCAAGAGGTATGTCTATTGCATGGTACCATATATACTAAGTGACAATCCGAAGATGAGTACGCAAAGAGCTTTAGAGTTAAGTGACTGGATGACGGACGGGCATAAAGTGGACATATGGGTGCTTGAATTATCATTTTTAGGATGGTTGATACTTGGAGGTTTATTTTTTGGAATAGGAATTGCTTTTGTCAATCCTTATATCGACGCGACAAAAGCACAGTTGTATCTGAAACTACGAGAAATCGCCATCGAAAAGCATTTGACAAATGCGATCGAGCTGAACATGAGCCCTGAGGAAAGTAAAGAAGCTGTGTATGTTTAA